ACGCCCGCCTCGACGCCAAGGGTTACTCCTCGACCGTCAAGCAGGCCAAGAAGCTGGTTGAAAAGGAAAAGCCAGAGGTCTGGGATATCCTCGACGAGGTCATCCGCGAACATCCGGTTCTGCTGAACCGTGCACCGACGCTGCACCGTCTGGGTATCCAGGCCTTCGAACCCATGCTGGTCGAAGGCAAGGCCATCCAGCTGCACCCGCTCGTCTGCACGGCCTTCAACGCCGACTTCGACGGCGACCAGATGGCTGTTCACGTACCGCTTTCGCTGGAAGCCCAGCTGGAAGCGCGCGTGCTGATGATGTCGACCAACAACATCCTGCATCCGGCAAACGGCCACCCGATCATCGTTCCTTCGCAGGACATGGTTCTCGGCCTGTATTACCTGTCGATCATGAACCAGAACGAGCCGGGCGAAGGCATGGCCTTCTCCGACATTGGTGAGCTGCATCACGCGCTTGAAAACAAGGTCGTGACGCTGCATGCCAAGATCCGTGGTCGCTTCAAGACCGTGGATGCCGATGGCAAGCCGGTTTCGAAGATCCATGAGACGACCCCCGGCCGTATGCTGATTGGCGAACTTCTGCCGAAGAACGTCAACGTGCCTTTCGACGTCTGCAACCAGGAAATGACCAAGAAGAACATCTCCAAGATGATCGACACGGTCTACCGTCATTGCGGCCAGAAAGACACGGTCATCTTCTGTGACCGCATCATGCAGCTCGGCTTTGCCCATGCCTGCCGCGCCGGCATTTCGTTCGGCAAGGACGACATGGTCATTCCTGACAGCAAGGTGAAGATCGTTGGCGACACCGAAGCTCTCGTGAAGGAATACGAACAGCAGTATAATGACGGTCTCATCACCCAGGGCGAAAAGTACAACAAGGTTGTCGACGCCTGGGGCAAGGCTACCGAAAAGGTCGCCGAGGAGATGATGGCACGCATCAAGGCTGTTGAGTTCGATCCGGAAACGGGCCGCCAGAAGCCGATGAACTCCATCTACATGATGTCTCACTCGGGTGCTCGTGGTTCTCCGAACCAGATGCGTCAGCTGGGCGGCATGCGCGGCCTGATGGCGAAGCCGTCGGGTGAAATCATCGAGACGCCGATCATCTCGAACTTCAAGGAAGGCCTGACCGTTAACGAGTACTTCAACTCGACCCACGGTGCCCGTAAGGGTCTCGCAGACACCGCCCTGAAGACCGCGAACTCGGGTTACCTGACGCGTCGTCTCGTCGACGTCGCGCAGGACTGCATCGTCAACTCCAGGGATTGCGGCACCGATAAGGGCCTCACCATGACGGCCATCGTCGATGCCGGTCAGGTGGTTGCTTCGCTTGGCGCGCGTATCCTCGGTCGTACGGCTCTCGACGACATCGACAACCCGGTCACCGGCGAGAACATCGTCAAGGCCGGTACGCTGATCGACGAAGCCGATGTGGCTGCCATCGAGAAGGCTGGCATTCAGTCCGTTCGCATCCGTTCGGCGCTCACCTGCGAAGTGCAGGTCGGTGTCTGCGGCGTCTGCTACGGTCGTGACCTTGCACGCGGTACGCCTGTCAACATGGGCGAAGCCGTTGGCGTTATCGCCGCTCAGTCGATCGGTGAACCGGGCACGCAGCTCACCATGCGTACGTTCCACCTTGGTGGCACGGCAAACGTGGTCGACCAGTCGTTCCTCGAAGCGTCTTATGAAGGCACGATCCAGATCAAGAACCGCAACATCCTGCGGAACTCCGAAGGCGTTCTCATCGCCATGGGCCGTAACATGTCCGTTACGATCCTGGATGAGCGCGGCGCGGAACGTTCCACACAGCGTGTGGCTTACGGTTCGAAGATCTTCGTTGATGATGGCGACAAGGTGAAGCGTGGCCAGCGTCTTGCAGAGTGGGACCCCTACACCCGTCCGATGATGACGGAAGTGGAAGGTACCGTTCACTTCGAAGACCTCGTCGATGGTCTCTCCGTTCTGGAAGCAACCGACGAATCCACCGGCATCACCAAGCGTCAGGTCATTGACTGGCGTTCGACGCCGCGCGGTTCGGACTTGAAGCCTGCGATCGTCATCAAGGACGCGTCCGGCGCTGTTGCGAAGCTTGCCCGTGGTGGTGAAGCCCGCTTCCAGCTCTCGGTCGACGCCATCCTGTCGGTCGAGCCGGGTGCGAAGGTCTCCCAGGGTGACGTGCTTGCACGTTCGCCGCTGGAAAGCGCCAAGACGAAGGACATCACCGGTGGTCTGCCGCGCGTTGCGGAACTGTTCGAAGCCCGTCGTCCGAAGGATCACGCCATCATCGCTGAGATCGATGGTACGATCCGCCTCGGCCGCGACTACAAGAACAAGCGTCGCGTGATGATCGAGCCGGCGGAAGACGGCGTCGAGCCGGTCGAATACCTGATCCCGAAGGGCAAGCCCTTCCACCTTCAGGAAGGCGACTATATCGAAAAGGGTGAATACATCCTCGACGGTAACCCGGCGCCGCACGACATTCTGGCGATCAAGGGCGTGGAGGCTCTGGCTTCCTACCTCGTGAACGAAATCCAGGAAGTCTATCGTCTGCAGGGCGTTGTGATCAACGACAAGCACATTGAGGTGATCGTTCGCCAGATGCTGCAGAAGGTTGAAATCACCGATGCTGGCGACAGCCAGTACATCGTTGGTGACAACGTTGATCGTATCGAGCTCGATGACAACAACGACCGCCTGATCGAAGAGGGCAAGAAGCCTGCCTATGGCGAGCCGGTTCTGCTCGGCATCACCAAGGCTTCGCTGCAGACGCCGTCCTTCATCTCGGCCGCATCCTTCCAGGAAACCACCAAGGTTCTCACGGAAGCTGCGATTGCCGGCAAGACGGACACGCTGCAGGGCCTCAAGGAAAACGTCATCGTCGGCCGTCTCATCCCGGCCGGTACCGGCGGCACCATGACGCAGATCCGCCGCATCGCCACCTCGCGCGACGACCTCATTCTCGAGGAACGCCGCAAGGGCACCGGTGCAGGTTCTGCGAACCAGATGCTGCAGGACATGACGGATCAGGCTCCGGCCGCCGAATAAGGCGGGCAGTGCAGGGGCTCTCTGAAGCCCCGCCGAGATTGAGAAACGCCCGGAGCAATCCGGGCGTTTTTGCTTTCGTGGATTATCGTGACTGGCACTGGTGATGTGACCGCGCGCGGCGAGGTCGGTCCTCGCGCGTCAACGCTGCTCCAGAATATTGTAACGGGTCAGCACGGAAAGGCGGCGCATGAGGTCCGTCTTGCCGGTACTGCCGGTCTTCGCGTAAATCGACTTCGCATTGCTGCGCACCGTCTCGTGCGAGATACTCAGTTGCCGTGCCACGGAGGGCAGCGAAAGCCCCTTGATGATCTCCAGAGCAATGCGCGCCTCGCCCTTTGTCAGGCCGTATAGCCCTTTCAGCAGCGCTGTGGCGTCGGCAATGGTGCCGGTCGGTTGCGCTACCAATGCGATGGCATGGCCATTCGAAGGGAAATCACTGACGCTGTTGCGCAGCGGGATGACGTGAAGAACACACGCGCCATCGTCGCCCTCGGGGAGGGGAAGGGAGGCTACATCATGTCCTGCGAGCGCCTTATAAAGAAGCCGGTTCGCCCTGTCGTCGGTGATGGCGATCCTGTCCCTGCTGCGAGGGGAGAGACATTCCCCTATCGAGCGAAAAAGAGCATTGGCAGCGACGATGCGCCCGCTCCGTTGCAAGACGGCCGCTGGCGCACCGATGGCATTGAGGCCAAGAGTGATCGCCTCTGCCTTCTGGCGCTGGAGCCCGGCTGCAATCGTGAGGCTGCGCGCAATGTGGGGGCGCAGATCTGCAAGAACAGCCATGGTTTCGGGCCCGATCACACCGGCATCCAACTCGCGCTCGAATGATATCGTGATCTCTGGATGCCCTGGTGGCGTGATCCGAGTGGCGACGCCGTAACCAAGGGCGCGTGGGATAAGGACGTCCCGGTTAACCGGCAGCGCCGCCCAGGTCTCGCGGTTAAGGACGTCCAAATCCCGCCCGAATGAGGACGGGCCCTCGAAAGCGGCCTTCGCCAGACGGTCCTTCCGGTAATCCCAGCCGTCGGCGACCAATTCCCTGGAGAGCTGCTGAAAGCTGGAGGTACACAGCAAGACCTCCTCTTCACCCTTTCCCCAGGTGATAACACCTCCCCAGAAACCCAGATGGCGGCAAATCATTTCGACGACCGCGATCCAGCGATCGGGGAAAAGCGCGGCCTCATATATGCGCTCAATAATGTCTTTCGCCGAAATATTATTCAACCCGCCACCGGCATTCTATGCGGATTTACTATAGCCTTACTTCTTCTATTTGTTCAATCAATAAAGGATTAATACTATTTAAGCGATGTATATAATCTATAAGTGACTTAATATATTTACCAGCCTTCCGAAAGGGTCGCGCACAAACAGGCGGCGCACGCCCCATCCTTCGGTTACTGGCCCGTATTCGATCGGCAATCCGGCATTGATAAGCCGGGCGTGGACTTCCTCGAAATTATCGACCTCGATGGAAAGGTCCGGCACGGCCGTGCCGGAGCCGCCCTCAGTCGCGAAGCTCACCTGTGCGGTCGCTTCCCCTGAAGCTGCATGGGTCACGATCCAGCCATGGTCCATCAGGACGGGCATGTCGAGAATATTGCCATAAAAGGCCTGCGCCCGCGCGGGCTCTGTTGTCGCTATGTTGGCGACGATGCGCCGGACCGTCATGGCGCTATGCCTCAGGCGAAGCGAATGATGGAGACTTCGCCTTCGAGCGCGCCCTGATAGGCCGAGGCGTGCGGCTCTTCATCCGGGATCTCGGTCAGCATGCCGATCTGGTCGAGGTCGGCTTCGATGAAGCCTTCTTCAGAAAGCGCGTTCAGCGTTTCCCGCACGGCCGTGTCGTCGTCGGGGGCGCGCAGGATGACGTGGATGTCGATGCCGTCGGAATTGTCGTGCTCGTAGGCCTTGCCGATCACGATGAAGACCATCGGCTCGTCGCGTCCGTTGTCGTTGTCGGGGAGGGTGTTCATGACGCGGTTCCTTGATCTTTCGTTGCGGTCATGCGGGCCGATGGAATCGCTCCCGCGCAGGGCGACGCCGGTTGGCCCGCCAATAGGGAATCAATAGACGGATTTTATGAAAAGCCAAAGCGGTGAGGACAAAATCGCTGCAATCTGCACCGACATATGATAGATGGAAGCGGAAATGGCGCGGAGGCAGGCCCGGCGGCCCAGGCTGGGGCCGCAAAATGCGGATTCACCCTTGACGAAAGCTGGCTAAAACAGTAGTACGCCCGCCATCGGAGCCTCTGTGGGTGCTGGCCGTTCGGTAAGCTTTTTCCCGAACATCATCTCAAACGGGTCTCCATTGCACGTAGAAGACACGAATGTTGCACGCAAGACGCCTCATCCGGTGTCCTCTGCTCTTGGTGGTCCATCCGTGAAACCGGATCGGGCCACGTTTTGCGCATGAGGATATATGCGTGCATCGTCGCCGGCAACGGCATAGCCGCCACCCGTGAGGGTGGCTAAAGTAGTTTTTGCAAGGGATGGTTATATGCCTACCGTAAACCAGCTGATCCGCAAGCCTCGCCAGGCACAGGTAAAGCGCAACAAGGTTCCTGCCCTGCAGGAAAACCCGCAGAAGCGTGGTGTTTGCACCCGCGTTTACACGACGACCCCGAAGAAGCCGAACTCGGCTCTGCGTAAGGTTGCCAAGATCCGCCTCACCAACGGCTTCGAAGTCATCGGCTACATTCCTGGCGAAGGTCACAACCTTCAGGAACACTCTGTCGTCATGATCCGCGGCGGCCGCGTGAAGGACTTGCCGGGCGTTCGTTACCACATCATCCGCGGTGTTCTCGATACCCAGGGCGTCAAGAACCGCAAGCAGCGCCGTTCGAAGTACGGTGCAAAGCGTCCGAAGTAATTCGGCAACAACAATTCGGCGCTGCGCGAGGTTCTCCGCGTGGTATAGCGTCAATAACATTGAGAGA
This genomic interval from Agrobacterium tumefaciens contains the following:
- the rpoC gene encoding DNA-directed RNA polymerase subunit beta', with amino-acid sequence MNQEVMNLFNPQVPAQHFDSIRISIASPEKILSWSYGEIKKPETINYRTFKPERDGLFCARIFGPIKDYECLCGKYKRMKYKGIICEKCGVEVTLSRVRRERMGHIELAAPVAHIWFLKSLPSRISTLLDMTLKDVERVLYFENYIVTEPGLTSLKQNQLLSEEEYMIAVDEFGEDQFTAMIGAEAIYEMLASMNLEKIAGDLRAELAETTSDLKQKKLMKRLKIVENFMESGNRPEWMIMKVVPVIPPDLRPLVPLDGGRFATSDLNDLYRRVINRNNRLKRLIELRAPGIIIRNEKRMLQESVDALFDNGRRGRVITGANKRPLKSLSDMLKGKQGRFRQNLLGKRVDYSGRSVIVTGPELKLHQCGLPKKMALELFKPFIYARLDAKGYSSTVKQAKKLVEKEKPEVWDILDEVIREHPVLLNRAPTLHRLGIQAFEPMLVEGKAIQLHPLVCTAFNADFDGDQMAVHVPLSLEAQLEARVLMMSTNNILHPANGHPIIVPSQDMVLGLYYLSIMNQNEPGEGMAFSDIGELHHALENKVVTLHAKIRGRFKTVDADGKPVSKIHETTPGRMLIGELLPKNVNVPFDVCNQEMTKKNISKMIDTVYRHCGQKDTVIFCDRIMQLGFAHACRAGISFGKDDMVIPDSKVKIVGDTEALVKEYEQQYNDGLITQGEKYNKVVDAWGKATEKVAEEMMARIKAVEFDPETGRQKPMNSIYMMSHSGARGSPNQMRQLGGMRGLMAKPSGEIIETPIISNFKEGLTVNEYFNSTHGARKGLADTALKTANSGYLTRRLVDVAQDCIVNSRDCGTDKGLTMTAIVDAGQVVASLGARILGRTALDDIDNPVTGENIVKAGTLIDEADVAAIEKAGIQSVRIRSALTCEVQVGVCGVCYGRDLARGTPVNMGEAVGVIAAQSIGEPGTQLTMRTFHLGGTANVVDQSFLEASYEGTIQIKNRNILRNSEGVLIAMGRNMSVTILDERGAERSTQRVAYGSKIFVDDGDKVKRGQRLAEWDPYTRPMMTEVEGTVHFEDLVDGLSVLEATDESTGITKRQVIDWRSTPRGSDLKPAIVIKDASGAVAKLARGGEARFQLSVDAILSVEPGAKVSQGDVLARSPLESAKTKDITGGLPRVAELFEARRPKDHAIIAEIDGTIRLGRDYKNKRRVMIEPAEDGVEPVEYLIPKGKPFHLQEGDYIEKGEYILDGNPAPHDILAIKGVEALASYLVNEIQEVYRLQGVVINDKHIEVIVRQMLQKVEITDAGDSQYIVGDNVDRIELDDNNDRLIEEGKKPAYGEPVLLGITKASLQTPSFISAASFQETTKVLTEAAIAGKTDTLQGLKENVIVGRLIPAGTGGTMTQIRRIATSRDDLILEERRKGTGAGSANQMLQDMTDQAPAAE
- a CDS encoding helix-turn-helix transcriptional regulator — translated: MNNISAKDIIERIYEAALFPDRWIAVVEMICRHLGFWGGVITWGKGEEEVLLCTSSFQQLSRELVADGWDYRKDRLAKAAFEGPSSFGRDLDVLNRETWAALPVNRDVLIPRALGYGVATRITPPGHPEITISFERELDAGVIGPETMAVLADLRPHIARSLTIAAGLQRQKAEAITLGLNAIGAPAAVLQRSGRIVAANALFRSIGECLSPRSRDRIAITDDRANRLLYKALAGHDVASLPLPEGDDGACVLHVIPLRNSVSDFPSNGHAIALVAQPTGTIADATALLKGLYGLTKGEARIALEIIKGLSLPSVARQLSISHETVRSNAKSIYAKTGSTGKTDLMRRLSVLTRYNILEQR
- a CDS encoding VOC family protein, whose product is MTVRRIVANIATTEPARAQAFYGNILDMPVLMDHGWIVTHAASGEATAQVSFATEGGSGTAVPDLSIEVDNFEEVHARLINAGLPIEYGPVTEGWGVRRLFVRDPFGRLVNILSHL
- a CDS encoding transcriptional regulator, which encodes MNTLPDNDNGRDEPMVFIVIGKAYEHDNSDGIDIHVILRAPDDDTAVRETLNALSEEGFIEADLDQIGMLTEIPDEEPHASAYQGALEGEVSIIRFA
- the rpsL gene encoding 30S ribosomal protein S12 is translated as MPTVNQLIRKPRQAQVKRNKVPALQENPQKRGVCTRVYTTTPKKPNSALRKVAKIRLTNGFEVIGYIPGEGHNLQEHSVVMIRGGRVKDLPGVRYHIIRGVLDTQGVKNRKQRRSKYGAKRPK